The Leptospira kmetyi serovar Malaysia str. Bejo-Iso9 genome includes a window with the following:
- a CDS encoding AraC family transcriptional regulator, with protein sequence MVNILDSMLNEEILLSLIRFGAGFSLVLGIGSWIRANRQIDYLVSLVLILTAIFQFVDESSLSLFTQPWIRKFLFLVDIVALAASGTLVFLISTMIFKKYSELPLIFYWNLVGPFILALPIATFYEQQGGKELEFFLFAADLFVFVYFVIAVANVFIDKKYEASAMSFRTILTLVILISLCIPLEILGIVLQSKSLILLSSVHTSFAVVFYYFLTLIYPNLLDFLSLEPGKNLVKRSLLHDVDINALEEKLARIIKEERIYLDEDIRLPDVSEELGISVHQLSFFLNNHLGSNFNNYINRFRVEEAKSMLLNDPSRSVVSVGIAVGFNSNSSFYKAFLKETGMSPKQFRETQPKVIHFQSSTTADIQFRS encoded by the coding sequence ATGGTGAATATTTTAGATTCAATGTTAAATGAAGAAATCTTATTGAGCTTAATAAGATTTGGAGCGGGCTTTTCTTTAGTCCTAGGGATTGGAAGTTGGATACGCGCGAACAGACAAATCGACTATCTGGTATCGTTGGTTTTAATACTAACCGCGATTTTTCAGTTTGTGGATGAATCCAGTTTGAGTTTATTCACACAACCTTGGATTCGAAAGTTCCTATTTTTAGTCGATATCGTAGCGTTAGCCGCGAGCGGAACCCTCGTGTTTTTGATTTCCACGATGATTTTTAAGAAGTATTCCGAACTTCCTTTGATCTTCTATTGGAATCTTGTGGGACCGTTTATTCTCGCGTTGCCGATCGCAACTTTCTACGAACAACAGGGCGGCAAAGAACTGGAATTCTTTCTATTTGCGGCCGATTTGTTCGTTTTCGTCTATTTCGTGATCGCGGTCGCAAACGTGTTTATCGATAAAAAATACGAGGCTTCTGCGATGAGCTTCCGAACGATTCTCACTTTGGTGATTTTGATTTCTCTTTGTATTCCCTTGGAGATCCTCGGAATCGTGCTTCAAAGCAAATCTTTGATCCTATTGTCCAGCGTTCACACTTCGTTTGCGGTGGTTTTCTATTATTTCCTTACTTTGATTTACCCGAATCTATTGGATTTTCTTTCCTTAGAACCCGGTAAAAACCTAGTAAAACGTTCCCTTCTCCACGACGTAGACATAAACGCGCTGGAAGAAAAACTGGCCCGCATCATCAAGGAAGAAAGAATTTATTTAGACGAAGACATCCGTCTTCCCGACGTTTCCGAAGAACTCGGGATCTCCGTTCATCAGCTTTCTTTCTTTTTGAACAATCACTTAGGAAGTAACTTTAACAATTACATCAACCGGTTCCGAGTGGAAGAAGCGAAGTCCATGCTTCTCAACGATCCTTCCCGCTCCGTGGTTTCGGTGGGAATTGCGGTCGGCTTCAATTCGAATTCTTCCTTTTATAAGGCTTTTCTAAAAGAGACCGGAATGTCTCCGAAACAATTTAGGGAAACACAACCCAAGGTGATTCACTTTCAGTCTTCTACTACGGCGGATATTCAATTTAGAAGCTGA
- a CDS encoding helix-turn-helix domain-containing protein, producing MFNSNLLADILLHTLFSETNLFYVHAAGVGTGIVMAIAKLYSGKRDEFSKSYGTILLSVSVFLMANNRVIFPQETDPRLTQDPVFLGIYFGLVLYASSAVLICTMFILDRLQNPWQYCKKILAIIPIAMIASFAIPGTIYICICDSIAILITLYTTAWSIREILSSKGERVFFNFPFITAMITVSLILDLIGTLKNSTRMLLFSELIPGIMIAYITLIERFYPVLFSRAYGGESAKTLMDSQAFLDSPVDALIESEGLTESGRNILEGVELEKIEERINSFLQVRGYADEELRLPDFASYLGLSTHQASYYLNKHMSMKFADFLNMNRIEDVKRNLRNKSHMNLLQIALECGFNSASSFHRACVKFTGKSPREFRKLINSQS from the coding sequence ATGTTCAATTCAAATCTACTCGCTGATATTCTTCTTCATACGCTCTTTTCGGAAACAAATTTATTCTACGTGCACGCCGCCGGGGTCGGAACGGGAATCGTAATGGCGATCGCCAAACTTTATTCCGGAAAACGGGACGAGTTCAGCAAATCCTACGGAACGATTCTTCTCAGCGTAAGCGTTTTCTTGATGGCAAACAACCGAGTGATCTTTCCGCAGGAAACGGACCCGAGACTCACGCAAGATCCGGTGTTTTTAGGAATTTATTTCGGATTGGTTCTTTACGCTTCGTCCGCGGTTTTGATCTGCACGATGTTCATTCTGGATCGTCTTCAAAATCCTTGGCAGTATTGTAAAAAGATTCTCGCGATCATTCCGATTGCGATGATCGCTTCGTTTGCGATTCCCGGAACGATTTACATTTGTATCTGTGATTCCATCGCGATTTTGATTACGCTTTATACCACGGCTTGGTCGATTCGCGAAATTCTGTCTTCGAAAGGAGAAAGAGTTTTTTTCAATTTTCCGTTTATTACCGCGATGATCACCGTTTCTTTGATTTTGGATCTGATCGGAACACTCAAGAACTCCACGAGAATGCTTCTATTTTCCGAGCTGATTCCCGGAATCATGATCGCGTACATCACGTTGATCGAACGATTCTACCCCGTTCTTTTCAGCCGGGCGTACGGGGGAGAATCCGCCAAAACCTTAATGGACAGCCAGGCGTTTTTGGATTCTCCCGTGGATGCGCTCATCGAGTCCGAGGGTTTGACCGAATCCGGAAGAAACATTCTAGAAGGAGTGGAATTGGAAAAGATCGAGGAAAGAATCAATTCCTTTCTGCAAGTTCGGGGTTATGCGGACGAAGAGCTTCGTTTGCCGGATTTCGCCTCGTATTTGGGACTTTCCACGCACCAAGCCTCGTATTATCTCAACAAACATATGTCGATGAAGTTTGCAGACTTCCTCAATATGAACCGAATCGAAGACGTTAAGCGAAACCTCCGCAATAAATCGCATATGAATCTTTTGCAAATCGCCTTAGAATGCGGGTTTAACTCGGCTTCTTCCTTTCACCGCGCTTGCGTAAAATTTACAGGAAAATCTCCGAGAGAATTTAGAAAGTTGATCAATTCTCAAAGCTGA